CCAGCGCCTTCACAGGCGAAATATAGAGAATGCGGGTGGTGTTTTCACGCGCGGGTGCGGGATCGTCCGTTCTGGCTCTGAACAGGGTGTCGATGGCGGTAAGAAAGGCCGCCAGCGTTTTCCCGGAACCGGTAGGGGCGATCACCAGTGCATGATCGCCGCGGGCGATGGCCTCCCAGGCCGCCAGCTGCACCGGCGTTGGGGCGGCGAACGCGGCAGAGAACCACTGCCGCGTGGCGGCTGAAAAACGGGCTAAGATCGCCTCTGACTGGGATGCTGGCATCATACTCATGGCATTGTGCGTCCACTGCGCCTGAAATCAATCCGTTGAGTGTATGTGAAAATTCCGCTTCAGGGGCGATGCCAGCGCCATCGGGTGCGCTACACGATGTCAGGAACCGGGCGCACCGGCGAATGCACGCCCTCTGACGGCCAGCAGCGACATCAGCGCCAGCACAATCAGCGTCATGCCGTAATACCAGGCGGTCTGGTTCAGCCCGATATGGGGCGCAGCGATGCCGGCGGCAATCGCGGGCAGGGCAAAGGCGAGGTAACTTTTTACTAAAAAGGCGGCAAACAGACCGGCGCGCTCATGTCCTTCGGCGAGCGGCAAAATGATTTTCAGCACGCTGGAGAAAATCGATCCAAACCCCTGACCCGCTATCGCCGTGCCGACATAGAGCCAGGCCACGCTGTGCAGTGAGAGGCCGGTCAGGGTAACCGTGACGCCGGTGATCAGCATCAGCGTCCCGATAACCAGTGCGCGTGCGGGTGGAAGCAGACGAAAGAGGAGCACCGCCGCCGTTGCGCTCAGCATCAGCGTGGCGACAACGGATCCGCCGATAAGTGGTGACGTCAGCCCCGTGGCACTGGCGACCATGCCGGGCATCAGGGAAAGATAGAAGCCGCCCAGCATCCAGGTGGCAATATTGACCGGCGTCACTTTCAGCAGAGGGCCCAGTGCGCGGCGCGGAATGCTGACCTGAGGACGCAGTGCGGCCAGAACGCCGGGCTGAGGCGCGATGGTTTCCGGTATCAGGGGTAAGAGCGCCATGGCCGCCAGCATCATCAGCAGTAAGAGCGCGTAGAGCGTGACGGTAGGAAAGGGGGCGAAGCTCACCAGAAATCCGCCTGCCAGCGTGCCCAGGGTCATCCCCAGGAATGCCGTAAAGGAGTTCAGCAGCGGCCCGCGGGTTTTGCTGGCGTCGATCAGGCTGGCACCAAAGGTTGGCAGGGCGATGCCGGTCGCAAACCCCTGCACCAGCCGGGCAGTTATCAGCGTCGCCGCCGAGCTGGCCAGCATGAATACCACCAGCGCAAGCGCATTGAGCGCCAGGGCCAGCAGCATCAGCGGTCGCCGCCCGGTGAAGTCCGACACTTTTCCTACCGTCAGCAGCGCGGCCAGCAGGGCAAAAGCGTAAGCGCCAAAGACCAGCGTCAGCATGGGCGGCGACAGATGGAACAGCGTGCGATAGAGCGGATAAAGCGGCGTGGGTGCGCTGCTGGTCGCTGAAATCAGTACTGCGCCGGTAAAGCTGAATAGCGTGGTGCGGGTGGCCGCCGCAGGCGTCAGGGCAGGGTTCATAAAGATCACCTTAATGCAAAATATTAGCTTTAAGATATACGGCGAACGGTGTCTTAATGCAATATCTTTGCTTTAACAAATCCTGCTGCGGCAATGAAGGTGTGCAGGAACGCTAAAATCCACAGAGGCTTTTATGGCAGAGCCTTACTCAGGAGGTGAGTGAAACAATCAGATCGCTTTCTGCACGCCAGAAGACCGGGTTATGTTTCGTGTTCCTGTGTGCTCATCAGATTGTTAATCAGAAGTAACCTGGCGAAGATGGCTGACAACTAACAGGAGACAGGAAAATGAAAATAGACGAGATTGACCATATTCATCTGTACGTTGAAAACATTGAGCTTGCCGAGCGGTGGTACCAGACCATCCTGGGCTTTTCTCGCGACGAGTCCCTTTTATTCTGGTTCGAGCAGGGCGGCCCGCTGGTGATTCGTAACCACGGGGCATCCCTCTCTCTTTTTCTCCGGCGATCGCAGCATCCGGGTCATACGGTGGCTTTCAGGGTCGCAGCCCGGTCATTCAGCGAACTGATTCCGGTCCTGAAGCAACATAATATTCCCTTCAGCGTCAGTGACCATGACGTCTCCATGTCCGTTTATTTCAGCGATCTCAGTGATAACAAAATTGAAGTCACCTCTTACGATTACCTGAATGCGAAGCAACGGCTAGAGAGCCTCGCGTAACGCCCTGTTTCGGTTATCTGATCCTCTCTGCCGGGCACTCAGGGCTTGCGGCGGAATGTCACCGTAGTGGCCCTCGGGTTTTCCGCAGGCCCTGAGATTGCCTGAACAGAAAAGGACTCAATACAGTGAATTTTTCAGCCTTTCCGGCAGCGCTTTGTCATAGGCATCCCCGTCGATCTCTGCAATCTGTTTCAGAATCGAACCGGTGCTCGGCAGGGCCTGGCGGGATATCTGTGTATCCGCATCCCATAATCCGGCGCGGATAATGGCGCGGCTGCACTGAAAGAAGACGCGCTCCACGCTGATGCGCAGTACGGTTCTGGGCTGCTGGTGGTTGACGGAAAACCGCTCCAGCAACGCCGGATCGGTGCTGATCGCCGCCGTGCCGTTCACCCGTAACGTCTCACCAATGCCGGGGATAAGAAACAGCAGCGCAACCCGGTTGTCATGCAGAATATTTCGCAGGCTGTCGATACGGTTATTTCCCCGTCTGTCAGGCAGCAGCAGCGTTTTCTCATCCTGAATGTCAATAAATCCAGCCGGATCGCCGCGCGGGGAGACATCCAGTCCGTCCGGCCCCGAGGTCGCCAGCGCCACAAAAGGCGAGGCTTCGATAAACGGACGATACGCGGGATGAATATAAGCGGTGACCTTCGCAATAGACGGGGGGGCGACGCTGCCATAGAGACTGTCGAGTTCGTCCGGTTCGGTGATGATGTTGCGCTGTTCAGCCATACATATCCTCTCTGCTGATGAATCCACGTTTCAGGCGCCGGCGATGAGAGACGAAACCTGGCGTCTGGCTTTAACAGAACATTAACATCAATGGCATCACTGCCGGAACTGTGGCACTGTGTTTTATAAACTTTGTTCAGCCTGAGCCTGGTAAAAACGCGGAAAACCAGCCGATTACCGGATGAACTGTTTTTCCGGTTGCCTGCTGCTGTCTTAACACCGCCGGGTGGCAGAACAGGTCGCTGACATAGCGTGAATTTCAGTACCCACAAGGAGCAGTCGATGTATTGGGAGTCAGAGCGTTTGCTTTACCGCTATACCCTTCGTGAAGACCTGGACGATCTCTTCAGAATCTATGGCGACCCTGAGACACACAGATTTAACCCGATGGGGCCGTGGCCTGACAGGTCACACGCGGTCCATTCTATGGAACTCAGATTACAGAGCTATAAGGATGACGGCTTCGGCGACTGGACCATTTTTGAGAAAGCACGCCCGGAGAAAATCATCGGTTTTGGGGGTGTTTTCAGAAGCCGGTTTGATGGTCATCCCACCAATAACCTCGGCTACCGGTTTGAACCGGACGCCTGGGGAAAAGGCTACGCGACCGAGCTATCGCAAAGAGCCATCCGTTACGGATTTGAAGAGGCCGGGCTGAGTATCATTACGGGTGTGGTGCGGGAAAATCATCTGGCGTCACGCCGGGTGCTGGAAAAAGCAGGCTTAACCTTTCTGAAAAAGGTAAAGGATCTGAAAGACCTGCCGCCGAGCCTGATGTACACCCTGACCCGCCGTGACTGGCTGGCGGTGCAAAAGGGTGATGCGACGTCCGGCTGATCCCTTCCCACTTTACCTGAGATGCGGCTGAAGCCGCGCCCGACTTCGTTTAGCACACTTTACCGCCTGCTTAGCCTGAGATGCGGTACACTGCCGCTATCTGTTAATGCAACTTCGTTGCTTTAAAATGATTCGGATAGCGAAAGCAGGAGAAAGAGATGGCGAAGGAGATGATTCGTCAGGGTGGACGCAGCGCACGTATCCAGGCGGAGGTGCATGCGACGGTAAACCGGTTACTGGAAACGCACGATCGTTCTGCCATTACGGTGCCGATGATCGCAGATCAGGCCGGCGTTACGCCCTCCACGATTTATCGGCGCTGGGGCGATCTGACGCAGCTGCTGGCGGACGTGGCCCTGGCGCGGATGCGGCCAATCGCGGAACCGGAAGATACCGGTTCAATGACGGGCGACCTTAACGTTTTTATTCAGCAATATGTTGAGGAGATGTCGTCGAAGGTCGGCCGTGAACTGCTGGCTGATGTGATCGGCAGTCATGCAGAACAGGCCAGCCAGCGATGCTGCCACTTCACCTATCAGCATCTGGAAACGCTCAACAGCCGTGCGCTGGCACGCGGAGAGGCGGGATTTGACGTTAATCGTGCGGTCGATGCGGTCGTGGCACCCGTGATGTTCCATATTCTGTTCGGGGATCGCGAGCTTTCTGCGGAGTATTGCGCGTCGCTGATCCAGCGGGCTTTGTGACCCGCCGTCAGCGGGCCACAAAGGGCAGGGCGGCTTCTGCGATCAGATGCTGCAACAGCGCACGCGCCGGATCGTTTTCCTGATCGGCGCAGGCCAGCGCGATACCCAGGGTGCCGGGCGCGGGCAGCCGCCGGGATTCCACCCCGAGCGTCTCCGGCAACCCGGCGCGGGTGCGCAGCGTTATCCCCAGCCCGGCCTGCAGTGCGGCCCAGATCCCGCTCAGGCTGTGGCTGGTAAACACCACGCGCCACGGAATACCGGCCCGATCCAGTGCCTCCGTGGCGCGGGATCGCATCACGCAGGGTGCATCGAAAACCACCAGCGGCAGCGGCTCACCGCGCTGCAAAAAGCCCGCCAGATCAAAAGCCGGATGCTGTATCCAGGCTAACGGACAGTGTCCAATCAGTTGCGTGCCACGCTGCCGTTCAGACTGCCAGAGCAGCGCCAGGTCCAGTTCATGACGCGCCAGCGCCGTGAGCAGCGCCTGATTGCGGTCAACCCTGGCTGTCAGCATTACATCCGGATGCTGGCGGTTAAAAGCGCCGAGAATGGCGGGCATCAGGGCTTCGCCAAAATCCTCCTGCATGCCGATACGGATCTCCCCCTGTAATCCTTCGCCTTTTACCGCCCGCAGCGCCTCGTCGTTCAGCGTCAGCAGTCGTCGGGCATAGCTCATCAGCTGTTCTCCGCTGCGGGTCAGTTGCAGATGTCGCCCTTTTTTCATTACCAGTGGCGTACCGCATTGCTGCTCGAGTTTTTTGAGCTGCGCGCTGACGGCTGAAGCGGACCGGCAGAGATGCTGCGCGGCCAGGGCGAAGCTCCCCGCATCTATTCCCGCCACAAAACTGCGCAGCGCATCCATATCCAGAGATTCCGGTAACCTGTCCATTATCGTCCTGTAAAGGTGAAGGGTAGGTACTGATTAATTTGATTTTCAGGATGATCATCCCGGGAGACACTCTGTCTGACCCCTAAGGAGTGTGCAATGAAAACTTCACTGAACAGAGAAACACTGGCGCAGCAGGCACCAAAACTGGCAGAACTGACCCGTGAGGTGCTGTTTGACGATATCTGGCAGCGCGACCAGCTGTCAGCACGGGAGCGCAGCCTGCTGACGCTGGCAACCCTGACGGCGCTGGGACGGGTTGAGCAGCTCCCCTGGCATATCCGGTTTGCCCGGCAAAACGGACTGAGCCGGGATGAGCTGGTGGAAAGTTTCACGCATCTGGCGTTTTACGCGGGCTGGCCTGCTGCGGTTACCGCGCTGAACTATCTGGAGGACAACACATGCCCGTCACACGAATAACCCTGCTTCAGGGCTACAGCGATGCGGCGCTGCGTCAGCTCTCCGGGCTGCTTCAGCAGGCGCTGGTGGCGGAGTTCTCCGTCCCCCGGCAGGACTGCTTTCAGATCATTGAGATGCTGCCTGTCGCTCAGCGGGTATTCGATCGTCATTATCTGAGCGACGGCCGCAGCGATGATTTTGTGCTGTTTCAGATAACGGCAGGCAGGCCGCGATCCCGGCAGCAGAAGCAGCAGTTTTATCATGCGCTCTGCTCGGCGCTGCAGAGGGAGATGGGAATTGCGCCTGAGGATGTAATGATCGTTATCCAGTTTAACACCACCGAAGAGTGGAGCTTCAGCGGCGGCCGGATGCTGGCTCAGGAGGCGTTATGATTGTGATGCACTACCGTTTTACTCTGCCCGCCGACTACGATATGGGCATTATCGAACAACGGATCAGAGAGAATGGCGCCAGGCTGAATGGCTTTCCGGGGCTGATAGCCAAAGCGTATCTCTGTGCCCGCCGTGAGGAGGGGGGCTTAGGGGAAAACCGCTATGCGCCGATCTATTTCTGGCAGGAGGCACGAGCGATGCAGCGTTTCCTGCAGACGCCCGGCTTCGCCGCGCTGGTCCGCGATTTTGGCTGGCCGACTCCCGAATGCTGGCTGGCTTCTGAGGACCAGGCTCCGATACCGGATTTAGCCGAAGCCCGCTTTATGACGCTGGAGCGCTGGACGATCCCGCCTCATACGGTTCTTACCGCGCTGCCGGAAAGGTCCGGCTTGAGCGCCTGGGATGTGAGCCGCTGGCAGGGGATCACTCTCCGTGCCTCCTCTCAGCGGCCCGCGGGTGAGCAGGAGGTCTATCGCATCGGCTATCTGGCGCGCGGCGCGGCCGCGTCAGCATGGCTGCTCTGAGGCCCGTCATTCAGAGCGCGAATATGGCCTCAATCTCAATGCGCAGATCCGGCGAGAACAGCCCGCTGACCTGCACCAGCGAGCTGGCGGGCAGATGATCACCGTAATAGCGATAGAGGACCTGGCGCAGGGCATTTATTTCGGTGAACGAGGTCACGAATATCGTGACCTTCAGTAGTGCGGCGAGTGAGGTCTGCTCGGCCTCTGCAACAAGGCGGAGCTGGTCAAAAATGGCTTCCGCCTGCTCAGCTATCTCTCCCTGCTGCGCTGCCGTGCCAAACGCCGTCAGCCCGGAAACATAGAGTGTGCTGCCATGTTTCACTGCATGCACATAGGGCGCTTTGACGTCCCCCAGTTGCGGATAGTTTTTACGTTCTGGCTGGGTCATGGTGACTCCGTCATCATTGAAGTGAACAGCCTGCTCCCTGTGTCACGGATTAGCGATTCAGTCACTGCTGACAGGCAGAATTATCCTGCGTGAGTTCCTGCCACTGGCTGATCGGTCGCGGGTTAACAGCCCGTATGTGATTGCCGACGTCAAGGCATAGCCTTTACCCTCAACGCATTGTTGTAACAGGTTTACCCGGCAGTGATACATCAGCTGACAATAAAAAAATCGCTGAGTGTGGGCTAAAACTATGCAGCAACTAACGTTTGATAAAGTCACTAAACCGGGCCTGATTATGCACCAGCCAGACAGGCATAAATTCATGCGTGACTGGCCTGATCACCATTTTCCGGGGCCGGTTCCAGATATCAATATTCTGCTCAACACAGCGACGGATATGATCCGGATTGTTGAACTCCGGAAGATTATGTTCCGTATGGGAAATCGTCGCCATCTTCTCGCTGATGCGGGCGTCTGTCATGACCCATGAGAAGTGCCAGCCAGCATCCCGGACCGTACGGGTGCGAAGCTTAAGCAGCTTCCAGCGCCACCAGCTCTCCCTGATGGGCGTACCTTTGCGCTTCACGTTGCGCAGCAATTCCGGCTGCCCGAGGAAGAAGCGTTTCAGATTCTTCATGGTGGTCATCTTTGGCAGGCGGCACAGGCGCGCAGAGCCATCATCGTTGAGTACCTGAACATTGAATTTAAAGTTATAAAAATTCTGGTACAGCGTCGTGCAGAGATGGCGCGAGCTGAACTGTTTCAGGGCCTCCGGGCGGGGGATCTCGTCAACGTCCGAGACCATAATAATGTCGCTATCCTGGGCGAAGTCGAGGCCGCGCATAATAGCATTACGGGCAATTGTCTCGTTTTCCCAGGGATCGGTTTCGCCTGCTTTTACGACTGAACTGCCGGAGACAAACTCATGCTGATAAATGGTCGGTATGGCGTCATTAACGACATAAATAATCTTGTCACGAAAAGCCGAAAATTTCTGGATATCGAAATTCAGCCTGTCACGGCGCTTGCCGGTAAACGTGTAAAGGGACTCCACGATGACAAACCGGTCAACATGTTCATAAAGCGTATTCAGGCGCAGCTCTAATAGCATGTCTTCATCGTAATACAGGAAACAATCGTAAATCATCAGAGGGAATACCTTCCTGGCATATATTAATAAAGCAATTTGCCGGAATTGTACCGCATCTTTTTGCCAGGCTTTACAAATTCCTTACGATTTTCTTGCATATATAAAAAAAGGCCATGCAGGTCAAAATTATAGTCACGCGGAGATTCTTCGCATTTGCGAAAAGGATGCCGCAGGGGCTTTGAGGGCTGATTAAAAAGGGGAAAAGGGTCAATTTCGACTGAGTGCGTCCGGATGCTACAGCATCGCTCTTTATCGGGGCGGTGACGCGCCAGCAAGTGAAGCAGATGCTGCCAGCGGTGACAACGGTAAAGCTGACGGCTATTACCTGTAGCGGTATGAAGAAATTGTCTAATCACACCATCGAGGAAAAGAGGTAAGGATGCTGCGCGGCATAAAGAAAGTTCACTCGCAGGGGGATCAGATCAGAGCGTCACTCTCATTAACTGACTCATTAATCATGCAGCCATGCTCAGCGTTTTTTGCACAAACCTTTCAGCAACCATAAAAAACGCAGCAGACGTGATTACTGAAAGAATGAAACTGGCTACCAGTATGAAGTCGATGGCCGCTTCATCGCCATTGATATGAAAAGCAGCGGCCAAGGCATAAAAGAAACCGACGGGTACGACGATAGCTATCGCTTTGAAATTGCTATTGCGCAAAGAACAAACAGCAGGCCGGGTAAAATAATTCGCACCGTGAATATACCTTTATTGTGCCATAGGCTTTGAGCTGTCTAACGAAAGTGTTCAGCGTCGGATTGGATTGAAGTAATATTTCGCGCAGATAGTTGAGCGAAATCGGGTGCTGAAGAGCGATACAGCCTTCGCTCAGGCCTGATGGCGTAACCGGGGGAGGGCATAAATTGTCTCGTCTGACGCCCTGAACATCTATGGAGTCATCAATTTTCTTTTGTCCCGAAAAATTTCAGACGAAGTTGAGCGATCTGTTCCACAACTATCTTTCAATCGGCATTCTTTAAATGGCCGCAGTCGTCTACCTGTCTGTCGCTCATCCGGGAAAATCCGTCAGAATAGAGGTCAGGCCTGCCGGGCGAAAACAGGCAAAAAAACAGCCGGGCGACGGTTTCTGATGTTGCGCAAAATAATGCTGCCATGTGGATATCGTCTGTTGCTGCTCTGTAGCTAAGGGGCAACTCATGTGGTGCCCTGCTTTACATCATGTACAGGGCGCTTTGACGTCCCCCGGTTGCGGATAGTTTTTACGTTCTGGCTGGGTCATGGTGACTCCTTCATTATTGAAGTGAACAGCCTGCTCCCTGTCTCACGGATTAGCGATTCAGTAACTGCTGACAGGCAGAATTATCCTGCGTGGCGCGCTGCTGCTCATCCGGCGTGAGATCCTGCCAGTGACTGATGACGCGGCGACCCAGCGACGATTTATAATGAATTTTTTGCAGAGCGTAGTCGGAATTGCCGCCCTCGATCACATTGCGCATCTGCTCGTCAGCCGTCTGGCTATCCTGATGATCAATCGCGCAGAACACCGCCACGTAATACGCCTTATCTTCTTCGCTGTCATGGGGGATAAACCACCAGGCGGCGAGGGCGAGGATCAGCAGCAGAGGAAGGAGGATTTTGAGTTTAGCCATTTGA
This window of the Pantoea deleyi genome carries:
- a CDS encoding pyridoxamine 5'-phosphate oxidase family protein codes for the protein MAEQRNIITEPDELDSLYGSVAPPSIAKVTAYIHPAYRPFIEASPFVALATSGPDGLDVSPRGDPAGFIDIQDEKTLLLPDRRGNNRIDSLRNILHDNRVALLFLIPGIGETLRVNGTAAISTDPALLERFSVNHQQPRTVLRISVERVFFQCSRAIIRAGLWDADTQISRQALPSTGSILKQIAEIDGDAYDKALPERLKNSLY
- a CDS encoding DUF4865 family protein produces the protein MIVMHYRFTLPADYDMGIIEQRIRENGARLNGFPGLIAKAYLCARREEGGLGENRYAPIYFWQEARAMQRFLQTPGFAALVRDFGWPTPECWLASEDQAPIPDLAEARFMTLERWTIPPHTVLTALPERSGLSAWDVSRWQGITLRASSQRPAGEQEVYRIGYLARGAAASAWLL
- a CDS encoding benzoate transporter, which codes for MIYDCFLYYDEDMLLELRLNTLYEHVDRFVIVESLYTFTGKRRDRLNFDIQKFSAFRDKIIYVVNDAIPTIYQHEFVSGSSVVKAGETDPWENETIARNAIMRGLDFAQDSDIIMVSDVDEIPRPEALKQFSSRHLCTTLYQNFYNFKFNVQVLNDDGSARLCRLPKMTTMKNLKRFFLGQPELLRNVKRKGTPIRESWWRWKLLKLRTRTVRDAGWHFSWVMTDARISEKMATISHTEHNLPEFNNPDHIRRCVEQNIDIWNRPRKMVIRPVTHEFMPVWLVHNQARFSDFIKR
- a CDS encoding tautomerase family protein, whose product is MPVTRITLLQGYSDAALRQLSGLLQQALVAEFSVPRQDCFQIIEMLPVAQRVFDRHYLSDGRSDDFVLFQITAGRPRSRQQKQQFYHALCSALQREMGIAPEDVMIVIQFNTTEEWSFSGGRMLAQEAL
- a CDS encoding VOC family protein, translating into MKIDEIDHIHLYVENIELAERWYQTILGFSRDESLLFWFEQGGPLVIRNHGASLSLFLRRSQHPGHTVAFRVAARSFSELIPVLKQHNIPFSVSDHDVSMSVYFSDLSDNKIEVTSYDYLNAKQRLESLA
- a CDS encoding MFS transporter, whose protein sequence is MNPALTPAAATRTTLFSFTGAVLISATSSAPTPLYPLYRTLFHLSPPMLTLVFGAYAFALLAALLTVGKVSDFTGRRPLMLLALALNALALVVFMLASSAATLITARLVQGFATGIALPTFGASLIDASKTRGPLLNSFTAFLGMTLGTLAGGFLVSFAPFPTVTLYALLLLMMLAAMALLPLIPETIAPQPGVLAALRPQVSIPRRALGPLLKVTPVNIATWMLGGFYLSLMPGMVASATGLTSPLIGGSVVATLMLSATAAVLLFRLLPPARALVIGTLMLITGVTVTLTGLSLHSVAWLYVGTAIAGQGFGSIFSSVLKIILPLAEGHERAGLFAAFLVKSYLAFALPAIAAGIAAPHIGLNQTAWYYGMTLIVLALMSLLAVRGRAFAGAPGS
- a CDS encoding carboxymuconolactone decarboxylase family protein produces the protein MKTSLNRETLAQQAPKLAELTREVLFDDIWQRDQLSARERSLLTLATLTALGRVEQLPWHIRFARQNGLSRDELVESFTHLAFYAGWPAAVTALNYLEDNTCPSHE
- a CDS encoding RidA family protein; the encoded protein is MTQPERKNYPQLGDVKAPYVHAVKHGSTLYVSGLTAFGTAAQQGEIAEQAEAIFDQLRLVAEAEQTSLAALLKVTIFVTSFTEINALRQVLYRYYGDHLPASSLVQVSGLFSPDLRIEIEAIFAL
- a CDS encoding TetR/AcrR family transcriptional regulator — translated: MAKEMIRQGGRSARIQAEVHATVNRLLETHDRSAITVPMIADQAGVTPSTIYRRWGDLTQLLADVALARMRPIAEPEDTGSMTGDLNVFIQQYVEEMSSKVGRELLADVIGSHAEQASQRCCHFTYQHLETLNSRALARGEAGFDVNRAVDAVVAPVMFHILFGDRELSAEYCASLIQRAL
- a CDS encoding GNAT family N-acetyltransferase; the encoded protein is MYWESERLLYRYTLREDLDDLFRIYGDPETHRFNPMGPWPDRSHAVHSMELRLQSYKDDGFGDWTIFEKARPEKIIGFGGVFRSRFDGHPTNNLGYRFEPDAWGKGYATELSQRAIRYGFEEAGLSIITGVVRENHLASRRVLEKAGLTFLKKVKDLKDLPPSLMYTLTRRDWLAVQKGDATSG
- a CDS encoding LysR substrate-binding domain-containing protein, translating into MDRLPESLDMDALRSFVAGIDAGSFALAAQHLCRSASAVSAQLKKLEQQCGTPLVMKKGRHLQLTRSGEQLMSYARRLLTLNDEALRAVKGEGLQGEIRIGMQEDFGEALMPAILGAFNRQHPDVMLTARVDRNQALLTALARHELDLALLWQSERQRGTQLIGHCPLAWIQHPAFDLAGFLQRGEPLPLVVFDAPCVMRSRATEALDRAGIPWRVVFTSHSLSGIWAALQAGLGITLRTRAGLPETLGVESRRLPAPGTLGIALACADQENDPARALLQHLIAEAALPFVAR